From one Streptomyces chromofuscus genomic stretch:
- the qcrB gene encoding cytochrome bc1 complex cytochrome b subunit has protein sequence MDGAGSVNTAAGRRSSPGRGERLADWADGRLGLYSLAKANMRKVFPDHWSFMLGEVCLYSFAVLILTGVYLTLFFEPSSVEVVYEGSYTPLNGIVMTRAFESTLEISFDVRGGLLIRQIHHWAALVFVAGMLVHMMRVFFTGAYRKPRELNWVFGWTLLMLGIITGLTGYSLPDDLLSGTGLRFAQGAILSIPVVGTYVAFFLFGGEFPGDDIISRLFPIHVLLLPGIMLGLVVAHLILVFYHKHTQYPGPGRDEKSVVGMPFLPVYMAKAGGFFFLVFGVLAIIGGLAQINPVWAFGPYRADLVTTGAQPDWYLGFSEGLIRVMPGWEIDLGGHTLVLGVFIPFALFPLILAAIGVYPFVEAWITGDRREHHILERPRNAPVRTGLGVAWLTLYVVCLIGGGNDIVATYLHLSINTITWFVRIAFFLGPVLAFVVTKRICLGLQRRDRDKVLHGRETGTIKRLPHGEYIEVHAPLTQAQRHTLTQHDQPPPYEIGPRVDAGGVRRPVTVSQRVRERLARAMFGPGSHIPKPTPEEYREITRGH, from the coding sequence ATGGACGGCGCGGGATCGGTGAACACGGCCGCGGGGAGAAGGAGTTCCCCCGGGCGGGGCGAGCGGCTGGCCGACTGGGCGGACGGCCGGCTCGGGCTCTACTCGCTCGCCAAGGCCAACATGCGCAAGGTCTTTCCGGACCACTGGTCCTTCATGCTGGGCGAGGTCTGCCTGTACAGCTTCGCCGTCCTGATCCTCACCGGCGTCTACCTCACGCTGTTCTTCGAGCCCAGCAGCGTCGAGGTCGTCTACGAGGGGTCGTACACACCGCTCAACGGCATCGTGATGACCAGGGCGTTCGAGTCCACCCTGGAGATCAGCTTCGACGTGCGCGGGGGACTGCTCATCCGGCAGATCCACCACTGGGCGGCGCTGGTCTTCGTCGCCGGCATGCTCGTGCACATGATGCGGGTGTTCTTCACCGGCGCCTACCGCAAGCCCCGCGAGCTGAACTGGGTGTTCGGCTGGACCCTGCTGATGCTCGGCATCATCACCGGCCTCACCGGCTACTCGCTCCCCGACGACCTGCTCTCCGGCACCGGCCTCCGCTTCGCCCAGGGCGCCATCCTGTCCATCCCCGTCGTGGGCACGTACGTGGCGTTCTTCCTGTTCGGCGGGGAGTTCCCGGGCGACGACATCATCTCCCGGCTGTTCCCGATCCATGTCCTGCTGCTGCCCGGGATCATGCTGGGCCTCGTGGTGGCCCATCTGATCCTGGTCTTCTACCACAAGCACACCCAGTACCCCGGCCCCGGCCGCGACGAGAAGTCCGTGGTCGGCATGCCCTTCCTGCCGGTCTACATGGCCAAGGCCGGCGGCTTCTTCTTCCTGGTCTTCGGCGTGCTCGCGATCATCGGCGGCCTCGCGCAGATCAACCCCGTATGGGCCTTCGGGCCGTACCGCGCCGACCTCGTCACCACCGGCGCCCAGCCGGACTGGTACCTCGGCTTCTCCGAGGGCCTGATCCGGGTGATGCCGGGATGGGAGATCGACCTGGGGGGCCACACCCTCGTCCTGGGCGTCTTCATCCCCTTCGCGCTGTTCCCGCTGATCCTGGCGGCCATCGGCGTCTATCCGTTCGTCGAGGCCTGGATCACCGGCGACCGGCGCGAGCACCACATCCTGGAGCGGCCGCGCAACGCCCCCGTCCGCACCGGCCTCGGCGTCGCCTGGCTCACGCTCTACGTGGTCTGCCTGATCGGCGGCGGCAACGACATCGTCGCCACCTATCTGCATCTGTCGATCAACACCATCACCTGGTTCGTGCGGATCGCGTTCTTCCTCGGGCCCGTGCTGGCGTTCGTCGTCACCAAGCGGATCTGTCTGGGCCTGCAACGCCGTGACCGGGACAAGGTGCTGCACGGCCGGGAGACCGGCACCATCAAACGGCTGCCGCACGGCGAGTACATCGAGGTCCACGCACCCCTCACGCAGGCCCAGCGGCACACCCTCACCCAGCACGACCAGCCACCGCCGTACGAGATCGGGCCGCGCGTCGACGCGGGCGGCGTCCGGCGCCCCGTCACCGTCTCCCAGCGGGTGCGCGAGCGGCTGGCGCGGGCCATGTTCGGGCCCGGCAGCCACATCCCGAAGCCGACCCCGGAGGAGTACCGGGAGATCACGCGCGGGCACTGA